From Paraflavitalea devenefica, the proteins below share one genomic window:
- a CDS encoding sensor histidine kinase — MKRIALVMIHIVGWLIILALVLIPLIRFGIKQPIPYVTTAYFLYMGSFYLNLLVIFPWWVKKRRIAHLLLSWLILIILYTALFLLVNYLFNVYQYQPPWLTLLNTFTRSVIFTGYFLLASTVYKFTVDWFRSARMREQQENQHLRTELAFLRSQINPHFLFNTLNNIYTLAYQQSDKTADAVMRLSGMMQYMLYESNVERVALQKELDYIDQLIALQQLRMKDRMALEYTVTGNTGACTIPPLVLIPFVENIFKHGVLNNEEDPAMIRLQIDNGQLSFHTRNRINDHLKDATSGIGLANVKRRIALLYPPASGFTIEQNGTHYCVHLTLQLH; from the coding sequence ATGAAGAGGATAGCATTGGTAATGATACACATCGTGGGTTGGCTGATCATACTGGCCCTGGTGCTGATACCACTTATCAGGTTTGGAATAAAGCAACCGATACCTTATGTAACCACTGCCTATTTTCTTTACATGGGCTCGTTTTACCTCAATCTCCTGGTCATTTTTCCCTGGTGGGTGAAAAAACGCCGGATCGCTCATTTATTGCTGAGCTGGCTGATCCTGATTATTTTGTATACAGCCTTATTCCTGCTGGTCAATTACCTGTTTAATGTTTACCAATACCAGCCCCCATGGCTTACCCTGCTGAACACCTTTACCAGGAGCGTCATCTTTACCGGCTACTTTTTGCTCGCCAGTACGGTTTATAAGTTTACAGTAGATTGGTTTCGTAGTGCAAGAATGCGGGAACAACAGGAAAACCAACACCTGAGAACAGAACTGGCATTTTTGCGCTCCCAGATCAATCCCCATTTTTTATTCAACACCCTTAACAATATTTATACGCTTGCTTACCAACAATCGGATAAAACGGCGGATGCAGTAATGCGGCTCTCTGGCATGATGCAGTACATGTTATATGAAAGCAATGTGGAGCGGGTGGCATTGCAGAAAGAACTGGACTATATCGACCAGTTGATTGCTTTGCAGCAACTACGCATGAAGGACCGGATGGCGCTGGAATATACAGTTACAGGCAACACGGGCGCCTGCACCATACCACCCCTGGTACTGATACCTTTTGTGGAAAATATATTCAAGCATGGGGTACTGAACAATGAAGAAGATCCGGCCATGATCAGGCTGCAAATTGACAACGGGCAATTATCATTCCATACCCGCAACAGGATCAATGATCACCTGAAGGATGCGACTAGCGGTATTGGACTGGCCAATGTAAAACGAAGGATAGCCCTGTTATATCCTCCTGCTTCAGGTTTTACCATTGAACAGAACGGCACACATTATTGTGTACATTTAACCTTGCAACTACATTGA